A genomic window from Tolypothrix sp. PCC 7910 includes:
- a CDS encoding DUF1634 domain-containing protein translates to MVYFDLFRRSFAFIPKSEVVVEPLELEEVDSDIVALKQLAKNTEIPLTSQRSFTKDESEQKFENLLSNLLKFGVLIASAVVLFGGIIYLVHHGSEPARYHFFRGEPSDFRSPQGVVKALFSGSDRAIIQLGILLMIATPIIRVIISLFAFLLRKIWSFALITLLVLTSLIYSLIGGYY, encoded by the coding sequence ATGGTCTATTTTGATTTATTTCGGCGTTCGTTTGCTTTCATACCTAAAAGCGAAGTTGTTGTAGAACCTTTAGAGCTAGAAGAGGTAGATAGCGATATTGTAGCTTTAAAACAGCTTGCTAAAAATACTGAGATTCCGCTTACTTCCCAGAGAAGTTTTACGAAAGATGAAAGCGAACAGAAATTTGAAAATTTACTGAGTAACTTGCTGAAATTTGGTGTGTTGATTGCTAGTGCAGTAGTGTTATTTGGTGGTATTATTTACCTAGTTCATCACGGTAGCGAACCCGCTAGATATCACTTTTTCCGGGGAGAACCATCTGATTTTCGCTCTCCACAAGGTGTGGTAAAAGCGCTGTTTTCAGGAAGTGATAGAGCCATTATTCAACTAGGAATATTACTGATGATTGCTACGCCAATTATACGCGTAATAATCTCACTTTTTGCTTTCCTTTTACGGAAAATCTGGAGCTTTGCGCTTATTACACTCTTGGTTCTTACTAGTTTGATTTATAGCCTTATAGGTGGCTATTACTAA
- a CDS encoding APC family permease: MSSEFKINANHEQVLQQSFHGLKSHCLSFGEVLAQSFAVIAPTTIPASNVGLIVALSGNGTWLSMVLGLVGLVFVSININQFASRSASPGSLYSYIVKGLGPTAGVICGWSLVLAYLFTAMSVLCGFANFSSVLIGHLGIHPSSITLLALGAGIAWYAGYKDIQLSAVAMLWMEGLSITLIGVLCVMIWAHHGFALDIPQLTLSGVQPGSLATGLVLVMFAFSGFESATTLGDEAKSPLKTIPRSVLGSVILAGLFYVCTTYIEVLAFRQSGVDITHTEEPLGYLSQQIGLGWLGELVGLGALASFFACVLGSINPAARIFFLMARHGLFHAKLGNTHTSNKTPHIAVTMCSFLTFLIPAVMALFQIKLFEAMGYLGAIASFGFVTVYILISIAAPIYLYKINSLRPRDIIFSLVAIGFMFIPLIGSVGIPGNQMFPVPEAPYNFFPYLFLIYIATACGWFMCQKLRSPKMVNKMVKSIDAIHIRFDSERKK, from the coding sequence ATGTCTAGTGAATTCAAAATCAATGCAAACCACGAACAAGTCTTACAACAAAGTTTTCATGGCTTAAAATCACACTGCCTTTCTTTTGGAGAAGTTTTAGCACAATCTTTTGCCGTCATTGCACCAACAACTATCCCTGCATCCAACGTGGGTTTAATAGTTGCCCTCTCAGGTAACGGCACTTGGCTAAGTATGGTTCTAGGCTTAGTAGGACTAGTATTTGTCAGCATCAATATCAATCAATTTGCTAGTCGTTCTGCTTCACCAGGCTCTCTTTATTCATACATTGTTAAAGGTCTTGGCCCGACAGCTGGTGTCATCTGCGGTTGGAGTTTGGTTTTAGCTTATTTATTTACTGCAATGTCGGTGTTGTGCGGTTTTGCTAACTTCAGCAGTGTATTGATTGGTCATTTAGGAATTCACCCATCTAGTATTACCCTACTAGCCTTAGGTGCAGGAATTGCCTGGTATGCAGGTTATAAAGATATCCAGCTCTCAGCCGTCGCTATGCTATGGATGGAGGGTCTATCCATCACATTGATCGGAGTCTTATGTGTGATGATTTGGGCACACCACGGTTTTGCATTAGATATACCCCAACTAACTTTGAGTGGTGTGCAACCAGGTAGCCTCGCAACAGGACTAGTACTGGTAATGTTTGCCTTCTCTGGATTTGAAAGCGCAACCACCTTGGGTGATGAAGCAAAAAGCCCATTAAAAACTATTCCCCGATCTGTTTTAGGGAGTGTAATCCTCGCTGGTTTATTCTATGTCTGCACTACATATATTGAAGTATTAGCGTTTCGCCAATCAGGAGTAGACATTACTCACACTGAAGAACCTCTAGGTTATCTCTCCCAACAAATAGGTTTAGGTTGGCTGGGCGAATTAGTGGGTTTAGGTGCGTTAGCTAGCTTCTTTGCTTGCGTTCTGGGAAGCATTAATCCCGCCGCCAGAATCTTCTTTTTAATGGCGCGTCATGGATTATTTCATGCCAAGCTGGGCAATACACACACATCAAATAAAACGCCTCACATTGCTGTGACGATGTGTTCCTTCTTGACATTCTTGATCCCTGCGGTTATGGCTCTATTTCAAATCAAGTTATTTGAGGCTATGGGATATTTGGGTGCGATCGCTAGCTTTGGATTTGTCACCGTTTACATTTTAATTTCTATTGCTGCACCAATTTACCTCTACAAAATCAACAGTCTGCGCCCTAGAGATATTATATTTTCCCTTGTAGCAATAGGGTTTATGTTTATTCCCTTAATAGGTAGCGTCGGAATTCCCGGTAATCAAATGTTTCCAGTTCCCGAAGCTCCTTATAATTTCTTTCCTTACCTCTTTTTAATCTATATTGCTACGGCTTGCGGATGGTTCATGTGCCAGAAATTACGCTCTCCCAAAATGGTTAACAAAATGGTCAAATCTATCGATGCAATTCATATCAGATTTGATAGCGAACGCAAAAAATAG
- a CDS encoding sulfite exporter TauE/SafE family protein, whose amino-acid sequence MNILEFSLLVWVGAFTAGLIGALTGLGGGVVIVPLLTSVFGVDIRYAVGASLVSVIATSLGAASTYIKQGYTNLRLGMFLEVATTIGAIIGAIIATKVSVKALTIFLAIILLYSAYLSQQPKRQEPENETEDGFANYLELNGAYPTPDGFIPYQVHAVPGGFAVMFVSGIISGLLGIGSGAFKVLAMDNVMRIPFKVSTTTSNFMIGVTAAASAGVYLARGYIDPGLSMPVMLGVLPGAFLGARILVGAKTQVLRIIFSFVLIAMALKMVYNSLIGV is encoded by the coding sequence GTGAATATTCTGGAATTTTCTTTATTAGTTTGGGTTGGAGCATTTACTGCTGGGTTAATAGGTGCATTAACTGGTTTAGGTGGTGGAGTGGTTATTGTTCCCTTATTAACTTCAGTATTTGGTGTTGATATTCGCTATGCTGTTGGCGCTTCTTTAGTATCTGTAATTGCTACTTCTTTAGGAGCAGCATCTACATACATTAAGCAAGGTTACACTAATTTAAGATTAGGAATGTTTTTAGAAGTAGCAACAACCATTGGAGCTATTATAGGCGCTATAATTGCTACTAAAGTTTCTGTGAAAGCTTTAACAATTTTTTTAGCAATTATCCTACTTTATTCAGCATATCTCTCACAACAACCCAAACGCCAAGAACCAGAAAATGAAACAGAAGATGGCTTTGCAAATTATTTAGAACTGAATGGTGCTTACCCAACACCCGATGGCTTTATTCCTTATCAAGTTCACGCGGTTCCAGGTGGGTTTGCGGTGATGTTTGTATCTGGAATCATTTCTGGATTACTTGGTATTGGCTCGGGTGCATTTAAGGTTTTGGCAATGGATAACGTGATGCGTATTCCATTTAAAGTATCTACAACCACCAGCAATTTTATGATTGGTGTGACAGCCGCAGCTTCAGCAGGAGTTTATTTAGCCCGTGGTTATATTGACCCTGGATTATCAATGCCTGTAATGCTGGGAGTGTTACCAGGTGCTTTTTTAGGTGCCAGAATTCTTGTAGGTGCTAAAACCCAAGTTTTAAGAATTATCTTCAGTTTTGTATTAATAGCAATGGCGCTGAAGATGGTCTACAACAGTCTGATTGGAGTATAA
- a CDS encoding cadmium resistance transporter has translation MEELITAIPTGITAFTATNLDDLVILSLWFSQINNNFRSRHIVIGQFLGFSILVIASLTGLLGGMILPKHWIGLLGLAPIAIGMSSWLNQESDDDDAEDEELKQSETSPFASFLSPQTYSVAAITIANGSDNISIYMPLFANSNLIRLSVILIIFFLLVGVWCYASYKLINQNNIATILNRYGSNLVPFVLVGLGVYIILESGALNPLALVASCICLMVIVKKYKPRAEVEEN, from the coding sequence ATGGAAGAATTAATTACCGCCATCCCTACAGGCATAACAGCTTTTACCGCAACTAATCTTGATGATTTAGTTATTTTGTCGCTCTGGTTTTCACAAATCAATAACAATTTCCGTTCGCGGCATATTGTTATCGGTCAGTTCCTCGGATTTAGTATTTTAGTAATTGCAAGTCTGACTGGCTTGTTGGGCGGTATGATATTACCAAAACACTGGATTGGTCTACTAGGACTAGCTCCCATAGCAATTGGTATGAGTAGTTGGCTAAATCAAGAAAGCGATGATGACGATGCAGAAGATGAGGAATTGAAGCAATCTGAAACTTCACCATTTGCCAGTTTTCTTTCTCCACAAACTTATAGCGTTGCTGCAATTACTATAGCCAATGGTAGTGATAATATAAGTATTTATATGCCATTGTTTGCTAACAGCAATCTCATCAGACTGAGCGTAATTCTCATCATCTTCTTTTTGCTTGTAGGAGTTTGGTGTTATGCCAGCTACAAACTAATTAACCAAAACAATATTGCAACTATTCTCAACCGTTACGGTAGTAATCTGGTTCCCTTTGTTTTGGTGGGATTAGGAGTTTATATCATCTTGGAAAGTGGCGCATTGAATCCACTCGCTTTAGTAGCTAGTTGTATCTGTCTCATGGTGATAGTCAAAAAATATAAACCTAGGGCAGAAGTCGAAGAGAACTAA